One window of the Candidatus Paceibacterota bacterium genome contains the following:
- the secE gene encoding preprotein translocase subunit SecE translates to MKRFIQYIRDTRGELKHVSWPTTKQTTIFTILVVVISLVVAVLLGFFDFVFTNVLDRLFL, encoded by the coding sequence ATGAAACGATTCATTCAATACATCCGGGATACTCGAGGTGAGCTCAAGCACGTCTCGTGGCCAACAACAAAACAGACGACCATCTTTACTATTCTTGTTGTTGTGATCTCGCTCGTGGTCGCAGTACTTCTTGGATTCTTCGACTTCGTGTTTACTAACGTACTTGATAGGCTCTTTCTCTAA
- the nusG gene encoding transcription termination/antitermination protein NusG codes for MAKQDNNIGRHWYAIHTYAGYENAVLRNLKQRIESLGMEDRIFDVVVPTEKKVKIKGGKRVEEAEKIYPGYVLVDMIVTDDSWYVVRNTPRVTGFVGSGTKPVPLTQVEIDELFSRMHSDTVKHKIDLNVDDVVTIVDGPFKELEGKVGEVDEDRGKVKVLVPMFGRETPVELDFLQVKKI; via the coding sequence ATGGCAAAACAAGACAACAACATCGGGCGCCACTGGTATGCTATTCACACCTACGCGGGATATGAGAATGCGGTTTTGCGTAATCTTAAACAACGTATCGAGTCTCTTGGTATGGAAGATCGTATTTTTGATGTGGTGGTGCCGACCGAGAAGAAGGTGAAGATCAAAGGTGGCAAGCGTGTCGAGGAGGCGGAGAAAATCTACCCCGGCTACGTACTTGTTGACATGATCGTGACCGATGATTCTTGGTATGTAGTGCGCAACACACCGCGCGTGACCGGATTCGTTGGTTCAGGTACCAAACCGGTACCGCTCACTCAAGTTGAGATCGATGAGCTCTTCTCACGTATGCACTCAGATACGGTCAAGCACAAAATTGACCTCAATGTTGACGATGTGGTGACTATCGTTGATGGTCCATTTAAGGAGCTTGAGGGTAAGGTTGGCGAGGTTGATGAAGATCGCGGCAAGGTGAAGGTACTTGTGCCAATGTTTGGTCGCGAGACGCCGGTAGAGCTCGACTTCTTGCAGGTTAAGAAGATATAG
- the rplK gene encoding 50S ribosomal protein L11 yields MAKKITRKIKLQIPAGKATPAPPVGTALGPVGINIGEFVNQFNEQTRELGGDIIPVELSVYDDRTFDFILKTSPASRLLLKKLGKPKGSGKNLVSKAGTLTKAQVREVAEEKMPDLNTNDIEQATKIIEGTARSMGIEVKE; encoded by the coding sequence ATGGCAAAGAAAATAACACGAAAGATAAAGCTCCAGATTCCCGCAGGGAAGGCTACTCCGGCGCCACCAGTCGGTACCGCACTCGGTCCTGTTGGTATCAACATTGGCGAATTCGTAAACCAGTTCAACGAGCAGACCCGCGAGCTTGGTGGCGATATCATCCCGGTGGAGCTTTCGGTATATGATGATCGAACATTTGATTTCATCCTTAAGACCTCACCTGCCTCACGACTCCTTTTGAAGAAACTTGGCAAGCCAAAGGGTTCAGGAAAGAACCTCGTCAGCAAGGCAGGAACTCTTACTAAAGCGCAGGTGCGCGAGGTAGCGGAAGAGAAAATGCCTGACCTCAACACCAACGATATTGAACAGGCAACAAAGATTATCGAGGGTACCGCGCGAAGTATGGGAATCGAGGTGAAAGAATAA
- a CDS encoding adenylyltransferase/cytidyltransferase family protein, with protein sequence MERSGILSSDCAPEERFVEDYTKLKDIVEAIRKLGGKIVLTSGSFDLAHIGHARYLREARLRGDFLVVGVESDERIQIRKGPNRPIVPQHERIEALTHLRYVDMVTLKHKGDESWMLIKTVRPDVLVISERTGYSGEKVERLREFCGEVVNLPSQAETSTSARLREMQIGVLGPAIESMEGAVEVLAAGLTRLRGMKGG encoded by the coding sequence ATGGAACGCTCAGGTATTCTGTCCTCGGACTGCGCTCCTGAGGAGCGTTTTGTTGAGGATTACACCAAGTTGAAGGATATTGTTGAAGCAATCCGCAAGCTTGGCGGTAAGATCGTTTTGACAAGCGGTTCGTTTGACCTTGCCCACATCGGTCACGCTCGATATCTCCGCGAAGCCCGTCTGCGTGGTGACTTCCTTGTTGTCGGTGTCGAAAGCGACGAGCGCATCCAAATACGTAAAGGACCAAATCGCCCGATCGTCCCTCAACATGAACGCATTGAAGCACTCACTCACCTCCGGTACGTCGACATGGTCACCCTGAAACATAAGGGTGATGAGTCGTGGATGTTGATCAAGACTGTTCGTCCTGATGTCCTCGTTATCTCAGAACGAACTGGGTATTCCGGCGAAAAGGTCGAGAGGCTCAGAGAGTTCTGCGGTGAGGTGGTGAATCTTCCCTCCCAAGCGGAGACAAGCACCAGTGCTCGTCTGCGTGAGATGCAGATAGGCGTCCTTGGTCCAGCAATTGAATCAATGGAAGGAGCTGTAGAAGTACTTGCTGCTGGGCTTACGCGGCTCAGGGGGATGAAAGGAGGGTAG
- a CDS encoding deaminase: MKKIAIAYIPVLHSGYLEFFRTIPSDVPLFIISEDLIASFGGEFDYLKRKDALRALSSSEMVKAVQGLSLLRLKDVHSLNVPAVHLLEKEDLLIVCPNEDITRAVVEKYFSGAEVEFHSIFLRWHRDNVDEQNAVSAHRSVNVESLHYEMMERAQKEADKSFDWWRQVGGVLVKDNTPILYARNTHVPDEQGSNVFGDPRSIFKRGIRLDLTTAEHAEAILIVEAARRGISTEGAWLYVTAFPCPSCAMHIARAGISRCYFSGGYAKLDGESTLKDAGVELVLLET, encoded by the coding sequence ATGAAGAAAATTGCTATCGCCTACATTCCGGTGCTTCACAGCGGGTATCTGGAGTTTTTCAGAACAATCCCGAGTGACGTACCGCTCTTCATCATCTCCGAAGACCTCATCGCTTCTTTTGGTGGTGAATTTGACTACCTCAAAAGAAAAGACGCGCTTCGTGCGCTCTCATCCTCTGAGATGGTTAAAGCTGTGCAGGGGCTCAGTCTCTTGCGGCTCAAGGATGTCCACTCATTGAATGTGCCGGCTGTACACCTTTTGGAGAAAGAAGATCTCTTGATCGTATGTCCGAACGAGGACATCACCCGAGCGGTTGTAGAAAAATACTTCTCGGGCGCAGAGGTGGAATTCCACTCCATCTTCTTGAGATGGCATCGCGACAATGTTGATGAGCAGAATGCTGTCAGCGCACATCGTTCAGTGAACGTTGAATCGCTTCATTATGAAATGATGGAGCGTGCGCAAAAAGAAGCTGACAAGAGCTTCGATTGGTGGCGGCAAGTTGGCGGGGTGTTGGTTAAAGACAATACTCCTATCTTGTACGCTCGCAACACGCATGTGCCAGATGAACAAGGTTCGAATGTGTTCGGTGATCCGCGCAGTATCTTCAAGCGAGGAATCCGACTCGACCTCACAACAGCAGAGCATGCCGAAGCGATCTTGATTGTGGAAGCTGCACGCCGTGGAATCTCCACTGAGGGTGCGTGGCTGTATGTCACAGCGTTTCCGTGTCCGAGTTGTGCGATGCATATTGCACGGGCAGGAATATCCCGATGCTACTTTAGCGGCGGATACGCAAAGCTTGACGGCGAATCGACATTGAAAGATGCCGGTGTCGAACTTGTTCTTTTGGAAACCTAA
- a CDS encoding dihydrofolate reductase, with the protein MHTEKPSLIVAINEKRVIGGNGRLLWRLPSDLRHFRELTIGSVVVMGRKTFESIGKPLPKRVNVILTRQSGLEVEGCEVVSTLEDALAVGARESKAVFVIGGGEIYRLALPSTEYIYLTVVHDDGVEGDATFPKLDSREWKLVVHKEGTRQPEDKFPFDFFEYKRRR; encoded by the coding sequence ATGCATACAGAAAAACCATCTCTCATTGTCGCGATAAACGAAAAACGAGTTATCGGTGGTAATGGAAGGTTGCTGTGGCGCTTGCCGAGTGATCTTCGTCACTTCCGAGAGCTCACCATCGGCTCCGTGGTTGTTATGGGCCGAAAGACTTTTGAGTCCATTGGAAAGCCATTGCCAAAACGCGTGAATGTTATCCTCACGCGCCAAAGTGGTTTGGAGGTTGAAGGGTGCGAAGTGGTATCGACACTTGAGGATGCACTGGCTGTCGGCGCTCGAGAGAGTAAAGCGGTCTTTGTCATCGGAGGCGGAGAAATATACCGACTCGCCCTCCCATCTACGGAGTATATCTACCTGACCGTAGTCCACGATGATGGTGTCGAAGGAGATGCAACCTTCCCAAAATTGGATTCGAGAGAATGGAAGCTTGTGGTACACAAAGAAGGTACCCGGCAGCCAGAAGATAAATTTCCTTTCGACTTCTTCGAATATAAACGAAGGAGATAA
- the thyA gene encoding thymidylate synthase, whose amino-acid sequence MAMFYRTLEERTPDTQYQDRLWHILDDGRLEKETPQDVGALTCFGELAPMVFPVQNGAPVITERKIPWKAGVGEILAFINGARDLDTLKEFGVTWWGKWASERKCTKIGVPVGDLGPGSYGAAFHDFPMPDGQGFNQLAHAVEQLQNPENYKRRTIFVHPWIPFYNGWGSELQKAVVSPCHGWMHFRVLNGKLYLHMFQRSADMPIGVPFNMVQYFALLLAVAQVTGLEPAQYSHSFSDAHIYADQVEEVRTVLSRVPRPFPILKVDPGVKNLFDFRPHHFELEEYDPHPGLEIPVAI is encoded by the coding sequence ATGGCGATGTTTTATCGTACCCTTGAAGAACGTACGCCCGATACACAGTATCAGGATCGTTTGTGGCACATCCTCGATGACGGACGTCTCGAGAAGGAAACCCCTCAGGATGTCGGGGCATTGACCTGCTTTGGGGAACTCGCACCGATGGTGTTCCCCGTTCAAAACGGAGCACCCGTCATTACCGAACGTAAAATCCCCTGGAAAGCCGGCGTCGGCGAAATCCTGGCGTTCATCAACGGCGCCCGCGACCTCGACACCCTCAAAGAATTTGGGGTGACTTGGTGGGGAAAGTGGGCAAGTGAACGGAAGTGCACCAAGATTGGTGTCCCGGTTGGTGACCTCGGTCCCGGCTCCTATGGCGCAGCGTTCCACGATTTCCCCATGCCTGACGGACAAGGGTTCAATCAGCTCGCTCACGCTGTCGAGCAGTTGCAAAACCCGGAAAACTACAAGCGGCGCACCATCTTTGTGCATCCTTGGATTCCGTTTTACAACGGCTGGGGTAGTGAACTGCAGAAGGCAGTCGTCTCACCGTGCCATGGATGGATGCACTTCCGGGTTCTCAACGGGAAACTGTATCTGCACATGTTTCAAAGGAGCGCTGACATGCCGATCGGGGTACCGTTCAACATGGTTCAGTACTTCGCGCTTCTGCTTGCGGTTGCGCAGGTGACCGGACTTGAGCCGGCGCAGTACAGTCATTCGTTCTCGGACGCACACATCTACGCGGACCAAGTTGAAGAAGTCCGGACGGTCTTGAGCCGTGTACCGCGTCCGTTTCCGATTCTCAAAGTCGATCCGGGTGTGAAAAACCTCTTCGACTTCCGGCCGCATCATTTCGAGCTTGAAGAGTACGATCCTCACCCGGGGCTTGAAATACCGGTTGCGATTTAA
- a CDS encoding DUF2914 domain-containing protein, with product MFKRTITFIRKHRQHLPTVAIFSGFIWDSLTLGRPDQLYSNLVMLAYLFIAGSCIIFMAQREETGAPQSLWAQTLTQFSFGNLASGLLVLYMGSATLIGNWPFLLILLALLIGNEFVKNRHQRIRFSVAVYYLLILAYLIVLIPVLTRTVASWTFLVSAFASLVVVVGYLAIIRKIARRVYDEDRRLLVRSVLAIVVTFSFLYYANLIPPVPLSAREVGIYHSVTRTELGYEVMYEKHWYEFWKNSDSTIHAKTPVAVGCFSSVFAPADITIPIQHVWDEYNPRAREWEVREVFDFPVAGGREEGYRGYSIKRVEVGKWRCSVETNRGALLGRAAVNVEYSEDKYPLVVESR from the coding sequence ATGTTCAAAAGGACAATCACTTTCATAAGAAAACATCGACAGCACCTGCCAACAGTGGCGATCTTCTCAGGTTTTATCTGGGACTCACTTACGCTCGGCCGGCCGGACCAGCTCTACAGCAACTTAGTCATGCTTGCGTATCTCTTTATCGCGGGTTCATGCATCATCTTTATGGCGCAGCGCGAGGAGACTGGAGCTCCGCAGTCGCTTTGGGCGCAGACGCTCACACAGTTCTCGTTTGGCAACCTCGCGAGTGGTCTTCTGGTGCTCTACATGGGTAGTGCCACTTTAATTGGGAACTGGCCGTTCCTTCTTATTCTTCTTGCACTCCTTATCGGGAACGAGTTTGTGAAGAACCGGCATCAGCGCATTCGTTTTTCTGTCGCGGTGTACTACCTGCTCATTCTCGCGTATCTCATTGTGCTCATTCCCGTGCTCACGCGTACCGTGGCATCGTGGACGTTTTTGGTGAGTGCGTTTGCGAGTCTGGTGGTTGTAGTAGGCTACCTCGCCATCATTCGCAAGATCGCGCGAAGAGTCTACGATGAAGATCGACGACTGCTTGTACGGAGCGTTCTCGCGATTGTGGTTACTTTTAGTTTTCTCTATTATGCGAACCTCATTCCGCCCGTGCCACTCTCGGCGCGCGAGGTGGGGATCTATCATTCGGTCACGCGTACCGAGCTTGGCTACGAGGTAATGTATGAAAAGCATTGGTATGAATTTTGGAAGAACTCTGACTCGACGATACATGCGAAAACACCAGTAGCGGTTGGATGTTTTAGCTCAGTTTTTGCACCGGCTGATATTACAATTCCTATACAGCATGTCTGGGATGAATATAATCCGCGAGCAAGGGAGTGGGAGGTGCGCGAAGTGTTTGACTTCCCGGTCGCCGGTGGGCGTGAGGAAGGATATCGTGGATACAGTATCAAACGAGTCGAGGTGGGGAAGTGGCGCTGTTCGGTCGAAACCAATCGCGGAGCCCTTCTCGGTCGAGCGGCGGTCAATGTTGAATATTCAGAAGATAAGTACCCGCTCGTTGTCGAGTCGCGCTAA
- the argS gene encoding arginine--tRNA ligase — MIEEKLINLVRSALTELGIEAEDIKLEHPADLFHGDFSCNAAMVLAKEARKSPRELAEEIVRYIEENKPSEVEKVAVAGPGFINFDLSREFFIQNVRDVLEAASVWGRNDALKGKKVMVEYTDPNPFKVFHIGHLMSNAIGESVSRLIEFSGAEVKRANYQGDVGLHVAKAIWGLKEIDAPIESVEMLGKAYAAGAVAYESNPVAEKEINEINREVYERSNEEVNVLYDTGRTLSLEHFEEIYKKLGTKFDHYFFESETGPLGKEIVEEYLSSDASAKDSVFRESDGAVIFDAETHDPSLHTRVFLNSEGLPTYEAKELGLLKKKNETYPFDISITITAEEQREYFRVVKEAMKQIFGELAEKVAHLTHGTLRLTSGKMSSRTGDVISGESLVNDVEVEVEKRMGAFNVEGVRETAESVAVAAIKYSILKQSTGRDIIFNPEQALSFEGDSGPYLQYTNARIGSLLEKARESGVEVGISTPLPQATDVERLLYRFPEVVRRATENYEPHYITNYLTELAGVFNSWYGQEKILDGTPEVSYRLAIAHAVSTTLQNGLWLLGIKAPERM, encoded by the coding sequence ATGATCGAGGAGAAACTCATTAACTTAGTGCGGAGCGCGCTCACTGAGCTCGGCATTGAAGCAGAAGACATTAAACTGGAACACCCAGCGGACCTCTTTCATGGGGATTTTTCTTGTAATGCGGCGATGGTGCTCGCGAAAGAAGCAAGGAAGAGCCCACGCGAGCTCGCGGAAGAGATCGTACGATATATCGAAGAAAATAAGCCAAGTGAGGTTGAGAAGGTTGCGGTTGCAGGTCCTGGTTTCATAAACTTCGATCTCTCACGAGAATTTTTCATACAGAACGTTCGTGATGTGCTCGAGGCAGCTTCGGTGTGGGGGAGAAATGATGCACTCAAAGGCAAGAAAGTAATGGTCGAGTACACTGACCCGAATCCATTCAAAGTTTTCCATATAGGGCACTTAATGAGTAACGCCATTGGTGAGTCGGTCTCGCGTCTCATTGAGTTTTCTGGCGCGGAAGTGAAGCGGGCGAACTACCAAGGTGACGTCGGACTCCATGTTGCAAAGGCGATCTGGGGGCTGAAAGAAATAGATGCACCAATTGAGAGTGTTGAGATGCTTGGCAAAGCATACGCAGCAGGAGCTGTAGCATACGAAAGTAATCCTGTAGCAGAAAAAGAGATTAACGAGATCAATCGCGAAGTATACGAGCGAAGTAATGAGGAAGTGAATGTTCTTTATGACACTGGGCGCACACTCTCGCTCGAGCATTTTGAAGAGATATACAAAAAGCTTGGCACAAAATTTGATCACTATTTCTTCGAGAGCGAAACGGGTCCTCTTGGTAAAGAGATCGTTGAAGAGTATTTATCGAGTGACGCCAGCGCAAAAGATTCTGTTTTCAGAGAGAGTGATGGTGCTGTTATTTTTGATGCCGAAACCCACGACCCATCCCTCCACACACGTGTGTTCCTCAACTCAGAAGGATTACCAACCTACGAAGCTAAGGAGCTTGGTCTTCTCAAGAAAAAGAATGAAACATATCCATTTGATATTTCAATCACCATTACCGCGGAAGAGCAACGAGAGTACTTTAGAGTAGTTAAAGAAGCGATGAAACAGATATTTGGTGAGCTTGCAGAGAAGGTGGCGCACCTCACCCACGGCACGCTGCGGCTTACGAGCGGCAAGATGTCGTCGCGTACCGGGGACGTGATCAGTGGTGAGTCGCTCGTCAATGACGTGGAAGTCGAAGTCGAGAAACGCATGGGCGCATTCAATGTTGAGGGGGTACGAGAGACTGCAGAATCAGTCGCGGTTGCGGCGATTAAATACTCAATCCTCAAACAGTCGACTGGACGAGATATTATTTTTAACCCTGAGCAAGCACTCTCCTTTGAAGGAGACTCCGGACCATATCTGCAGTACACAAACGCACGCATCGGCTCGCTCCTGGAGAAGGCGAGAGAGAGCGGAGTTGAAGTTGGCATCTCGACACCACTTCCTCAGGCAACCGATGTTGAACGTTTACTGTATCGTTTTCCTGAGGTGGTGCGCCGTGCCACTGAGAATTATGAGCCACACTATATTACCAACTATCTCACCGAGCTCGCCGGAGTATTCAACAGTTGGTACGGGCAAGAAAAGATACTCGACGGTACACCCGAGGTGTCGTATCGTCTTGCTATCGCGCACGCGGTTTCGACAACTCTCCAAAACGGACTTTGGCTTCTTGGTATCAAAGCGCCGGAGCGAATGTGA